A stretch of Phoenix dactylifera cultivar Barhee BC4 chromosome 16, palm_55x_up_171113_PBpolish2nd_filt_p, whole genome shotgun sequence DNA encodes these proteins:
- the LOC103700872 gene encoding mitochondrial import inner membrane translocase subunit TIM50 isoform X2: protein MSRLVRSRILPYLSKRSSGRPFSSSTVSAAAPPKEPIVAADALLNDQTPPPPPQSSAPSPGTRKSWGLLKFGVLAALTGAIGTTAYATYAYSLDEVEQKARTLQTISKYSVGDGASDFEKFQALVYSTLMKVPVKSIELYMDIRRQIEEQVRGFTEPSSEKLLPDLHPQEQGVFTLVLDLNETLVYSDWKRDRGWRTFKRPGVDAFLEHLAKFYEIVIYSDQLNMYVDPVIERLDQKGCIRYRLSRAATRYLNGKHYRDLTKLNRDPSRILYVSGHALETSLQPENCVTIKPWKLENDDTALLDLIPFLEYVAIHRPADIRPVLASYQGRDIASEFIERSKEHQRRMQEQRQHNRLWRR from the exons ATGTCTCGGCTCGTCCGATCTCGAATCCTTCCCTATCTCTCGAAGCGAAGCAGCGGCAGACCCTTCAGCTCGTCCACCGTctccgccgccgcacccccgaAGGAGCCCATCGTCGCCGCCGATGCCCTCCTCAACGACCAAACCCCGCCGCCACCTCCCCAATCCTCTGCTCCCTCCCCAGGCACCAGGAAATCCTGGGGTCTTCTCAAGTTCGGGGTCTTGGCGGCTCTCACGGGCGCCATTGGAACCACCGCCTACGCTACCTAcg CTTATTCTCTAGATGAAGTGGAACAGAAGGCAAGGACTTTGCAGACAATTTCGAAATATTCAGTAGGGGATGGTGCATCTGATTTTGAA aaatttcaggcTTTGGTTTACTCAACATTAATGAAAG TTCCTGTTAAGAGTATAGAGCTATACATGGACATTAGGAGGCAAATTGAAGAACAAGTTCGG GgatttactgaaccatcatcGGAGAAGCTTCTTCCAGACTTGCATCCTCAAGAGCAAGGTGTCTTTACTCTTGTTCTAGACCTCAATGAGACTTTGGTATACTCTGACTGGAAG CGTGACAGAGGCTGGAGAACATTTAAAAGACCTGgagttgatgctttcttagAACATCTTGCAAAGTTTTATGAAATTGTCATCTACTCAGATCAGCTGAATATG TATGTTGATCCTGTTATTGAGAGGTTGGATCAGAAAGGTTGCATTCGATATCGGCTGTCAAGAGCAGCAACCAGATATCTGAATGGAAAGCATTATCGG GACTTAACAAAGCTGAACAGAGATCCTTCGCGAATTCTTTATGTCAGTGGGCATGCTTTAGAAACTAGCCTTCAACCAGAGAACTGTGTAACGATTAAGCCttggaaacttgaaaatgatgATACTGCACTACTGGATCTTATTCCATTTCTTGAAT ATGTTGCTATTCACAGACCAGCCGATATAAGACCTGTACTTGCTTCTTATCAAGGCCGTGATATAGCAAGCGAATTTATTGAGCGCTCAAAAGAACACCAGAG GCGGATGCAAGAACAGAGGCAACATAACCGTCTTTGGCGTCGATGA
- the LOC103700872 gene encoding mitochondrial import inner membrane translocase subunit TIM50 isoform X1, with translation MSRLVRSRILPYLSKRSSGRPFSSSTVSAAAPPKEPIVAADALLNDQTPPPPPQSSAPSPGTRKSWGLLKFGVLAALTGAIGTTAYATYAYSLDEVEQKARTLQTISKYSVGDGASDFEKFQALVYSTLMKVPVKSIELYMDIRRQIEEQVRGFTEPSSEKLLPDLHPQEQGVFTLVLDLNETLVYSDWKRDRGWRTFKRPGVDAFLEHLAKFYEIVIYSDQLNMYVDPVIERLDQKGCIRYRLSRAATRYLNGKHYRDLTKLNRDPSRILYVSGHALETSLQPENCVTIKPWKLENDDTALLDLIPFLEYVAIHRPADIRPVLASYQGRDIASEFIERSKEHQSAGTWMCTAYWYSIILVCIEPARRMQEQRQHNRLWRR, from the exons ATGTCTCGGCTCGTCCGATCTCGAATCCTTCCCTATCTCTCGAAGCGAAGCAGCGGCAGACCCTTCAGCTCGTCCACCGTctccgccgccgcacccccgaAGGAGCCCATCGTCGCCGCCGATGCCCTCCTCAACGACCAAACCCCGCCGCCACCTCCCCAATCCTCTGCTCCCTCCCCAGGCACCAGGAAATCCTGGGGTCTTCTCAAGTTCGGGGTCTTGGCGGCTCTCACGGGCGCCATTGGAACCACCGCCTACGCTACCTAcg CTTATTCTCTAGATGAAGTGGAACAGAAGGCAAGGACTTTGCAGACAATTTCGAAATATTCAGTAGGGGATGGTGCATCTGATTTTGAA aaatttcaggcTTTGGTTTACTCAACATTAATGAAAG TTCCTGTTAAGAGTATAGAGCTATACATGGACATTAGGAGGCAAATTGAAGAACAAGTTCGG GgatttactgaaccatcatcGGAGAAGCTTCTTCCAGACTTGCATCCTCAAGAGCAAGGTGTCTTTACTCTTGTTCTAGACCTCAATGAGACTTTGGTATACTCTGACTGGAAG CGTGACAGAGGCTGGAGAACATTTAAAAGACCTGgagttgatgctttcttagAACATCTTGCAAAGTTTTATGAAATTGTCATCTACTCAGATCAGCTGAATATG TATGTTGATCCTGTTATTGAGAGGTTGGATCAGAAAGGTTGCATTCGATATCGGCTGTCAAGAGCAGCAACCAGATATCTGAATGGAAAGCATTATCGG GACTTAACAAAGCTGAACAGAGATCCTTCGCGAATTCTTTATGTCAGTGGGCATGCTTTAGAAACTAGCCTTCAACCAGAGAACTGTGTAACGATTAAGCCttggaaacttgaaaatgatgATACTGCACTACTGGATCTTATTCCATTTCTTGAAT ATGTTGCTATTCACAGACCAGCCGATATAAGACCTGTACTTGCTTCTTATCAAGGCCGTGATATAGCAAGCGAATTTATTGAGCGCTCAAAAGAACACCAGAG TGCCGGCACATGGATGTGTACTGCATATTGGTACAGTATCATACTGGTCTGTATTGAACCAGCAAG GCGGATGCAAGAACAGAGGCAACATAACCGTCTTTGGCGTCGATGA